One Ahaetulla prasina isolate Xishuangbanna chromosome 1, ASM2864084v1, whole genome shotgun sequence DNA window includes the following coding sequences:
- the BORCS8 gene encoding BLOC-1-related complex subunit 8 gives MEEAEMQLKVKKVTDKFTESMYVLANEPSVALYRLQEHVRRSLPELAEHKADMQSWEEQSQGAIYTVEYACSAIKNMKDSSMYFKNIEGLLRHAIAVKDRLNSARR, from the exons ATGGAGGAGGCTGAAATGCAGCTGAAAGTGAAAAAGG TGACAGACAAGTTTACAGAGAGCATGTATGTCCTGGCCAATGAACCTTCTGTTGCATTGTATCGGCTTCAAGAGCATGTCAGGCGCTCTCTCCCAGAACTGGCTGAACACAAA GCTGACATGCAGAGCTGGGAAGAACAGAGTCAAGGAGCCATTTACACTGTAGAATATGCTTGCAG TGCCATCAAGAATATGAAAGACAGTAGCATGTATTTCAAGAACATCGAAGGGCTCCTGAGACATGCCATTGCCGTAAAAGATCGGCTGAATTCTGCGCGGAGGTAG
- the TMEM221 gene encoding transmembrane protein 221: MLSQYGHRALGALMLLGTASGLVAVLASMLLFQIQGGTDGNRDLPQRLRALLRPISAGLASLGLVLSLSCLLLSLLHGYCGAERCAASGGALGSERCVCEGVPACSLLPGSPEATEGPLFKTIGGLGGPGSQHSDLSTLQTNNNNILFLCHRGDWFLLESRKVRHVAVGVFCCAVLAYLAASTDVNSVIFPPALSIYVTMAFERETGITCACILSSGIVVLIITVIHALVRASRQSPGELSHNLYENDSAQSVETPAVVPPTDGPKVASSHSHLEIHPEVSYLSYVEQKSHQTTPASSTNVTSVDSVALNLEKEGCGIPRMHRTLSVESGLLLSHGVRQEMRTILSRKPARSGKDSTLV, encoded by the exons ATGCTCTCCCAATACGGGCACCGCGCCTTGGGCGCGCTGATGCTCTTGGGCACCGCTTCGGGCTTGGTGGCCGTGCTGGCCTCGATGCTGCTTTTCCAGATCCAAGGAGGCACCGACGGCAACCGCGACCTGCCCCAGCGGCTCCGCGCTCTCCTGCGCCCGATCTCGGCCGGCCTGGCCTCGCTCGGCTTGGTGCTCAGCCTGAGCTGCCTGCTCCTGAGCCTCCTGCACGGCTACTGCGGCGCCGAGCGGTGCGCTGCCTCGGGGGGCGCGCTGGGCAGCGAGAGGTGCGTATGCGAGGGTGTCCCTGCCTGCTCTCTTCTCCCAGGGAGCCCCGAAGCCACAGAAGGTCCCCTGTTCAAAACGATCGGGGGtctcggag gacctgggtcacaacacagcgaTCTGTCTACTTTgcagacaaataataataatatattgttcTTATGTCACAGAGGCGACTGGTTCCTGCTGGAGAGTCGAAAAGTGAGACATGTAGCCGTTGGTGTGTTTTGCTGCGCTGTTTTAGCCTATCTAGCAG CTTCGACGGATGTTAACAGTGTTATCTTCCCTCCAGCCCTCTCGATCTACGTGACGATGGCATTTGAGAGAGAAACAGGAATTACCTGCGCTTGTATCCTCTCCTCTGGGATCGTCGTTTTGATTATCACGGTGATCCACGCGCTCGTCCGGGCTTCCAGGCAGAGCCCAGGAGAACTGTCACACAATCTTTACGAGAACGACTCCGCCCAGAGCGTCGAAACGCCAGCCGTCGTTCCCCCTACTGATGGTCCAAAGGTGGCCTCTTCGCACTCACATCTGGAAATCCACCCGGAGGTTTCATACCTGTCCTACGTTGAACAGAAATCCCACCAGACCACCCCAGCGAGTAGCACCAATGTCACCTCCGTGGACAGCGTTGCACTGAACCTGGAGAAAGAGGGTTGTGGCATCCCCAGAATGCACCGGACACTTTCGGTAGAGTCCGGCCTTCTGCTGAGCCACGGGGTGAGGCAGGAAATGAGGACAATCCTGTCGCGCAAACCGGCGAGATCAGGCAAAGATTCGACCTTGGTGTGA